One window of the Canis aureus isolate CA01 chromosome 1, VMU_Caureus_v.1.0, whole genome shotgun sequence genome contains the following:
- the LOC144324736 gene encoding LOW QUALITY PROTEIN: uncharacterized protein LOC144324736 (The sequence of the model RefSeq protein was modified relative to this genomic sequence to represent the inferred CDS: deleted 1 base in 1 codon), which yields MFCQVPRLSIHKTVHSGEKSDICKECGKDLDLDSVLPQHHGTCTGDKPYKCEECGKTFKVCLTLNRHRRIHTGDKLYKCEECGKAFTQHSTLTQHHTIHTGQKPHKCEECGKTFTRRSYLTQHHRIHTGEKPYKCIECGRAFNARSPLILHHKIHTREKCYKCKTCGKAFNQRSLLSKHLRIHITGEHYKCKECGSAFTQHWSLIQHHRMHTGGKPHKCEECGKTFTRHSYLTQHQRIHTGEKPYKCKECGKAFYTHSYLIQHHRIHAGEKPYKCKECGKAFHHHSSLTKHHRIHSEEKPYKCKECGRAFTQCSTLTQHHRIHTGEKPHKCGECGKAFTQHSSLTQHHTIHTGQKPHKCEECGKTFTRRSYLTQHHRIHTGEKTYTCKECDRAFNTRSLLILHHKIHTGEKRYKCKTCGKAFNQRSLLSKHLRIHITGERYKCKECGTAFTQHWSLIQHHRTHTGGKPHKCGECGKTFTRHSYLTQHHRIHTGEKPYKCKECGKAFYTHSCLIQHHRIHTGEKPYKCKECGKAFHHNSSLTKHLRIHSKEKPYKCKECGRAFTQCSTLTQHHRIHTGEKPHKCGECGKTFTKHSSLTQHHRIHTGEKPHKCEECGKTFSRHSSLTQHHRIHTGEKPHKCEECGKTFARHSHLTQHHRIHTGEKPHKCDECGKTFTRHSYLTEHHRIHTGEKPHKCEECGKTFARQLYLTQHHRIHTGEKPHKCEECGKTFARQLYLTQHHRIHTGEKPHKCEICGKTFTCRSYLTHHHRIHTKEKPYKCKECGKVFSHHSSLSHHHRIHTGEKYKCKECDKAFIQDSYLTRHHRIHSREKP from the exons ATGTTTTGTCAAGTACCAAGGCTAAGTATACATAAGACAGTTCATAGTGGAGAGAAAAGTGACATTTGTAAGGAATGTGGCAAAGATTTAGACTTGGACTCAGTACTTCCTCAACATCACGGAACGTGTACCGGAGATAAACCGTACAAATGTGAAGAATGTGGTAAAACCTTTAAAGTCTGCTTAACCCTAAATAGACATAGGCGAATCCATACTGGAGACAAACTTTACAAATGTGaagaatgtggcaaggcctttaCACAGCACTCAACCCTTACTCAACATCACACAATTCATACTGGCCAGAAACCTCACAAATGTGAGGAATGTGGCAAGACCTTTACAAGGCGTTCATATCttactcaacatcacagaattcacactggagagaaaccttacaaatgtatAGAATGTGGCAGGGCCTTTAACGCTCGTTCACCTCTTATTCTACATCATAAAATTCATACTAGAGAGAAATGTTACAAATGTAAAACATGTGGCAAAGCCTTTAACCAGCGCTCACTCCTTTCTAAACATTTGAGAATTCATATTACAGGAGAACAttacaaatgtaaagaatgtggctcGGCCTTTACACAGCACTGGAGCCTTATTCAACATCACAGAATGCATACTGGCGGAAAACCTCACAAATGTGAGGAATGTGGCAAGACCTTTACTAGGCATTCATATCTTActcaacatcagagaattcacactggagagaaaccttacaaatgtaaagaatgtggcaaaGCCTTTTACACTCATTCATATCTGAttcaacatcacagaattcatgctggagagaaaccttacaaatgtaaggaatgtggcaaGGCATTTCACCATCATTCAAGCCTTACTAAACATCACAGAATTCATTCTGaagagaaaccttacaaatgtaaagaatgtggcagGGCGTTCACACAGTGCTCGACCCttactcaacatcacagaatCCATACTGGCGAGAAACCTCACAAATGTGGGgaatgtggcaaggcctttaCACAGCACTCAAGCCTTACTCAACATCACACAATTCATACTGGCCAGAAACCTCACAAATGTGAGGAGTGTGGCAAGACCTTTACAAGGCGTTCATATCttactcaacatcacagaattcacactggagagaaaacTTACACATGTAAAGAATGTGACAGGGCTTTTAACACTCGTTCACTTCTTATTCTACATCATaaaattcatactggagagaaacgtTACAAATGTAAAACATGTGGCAAAGCCTTTAACCAGCGCTCACTCCTTTCTAAACATTTGAGAATTCATATTACAGGAGAACGttacaaatgtaaagaatgtggcacGGCCTTTACACAGCACTGGAGCCTTATTCAACATCACAGAACGCATACTGGTGGAAAACCTCACAAATGTGGGGAATGTGGCAAGACCTTTACTAGGCATTCATATCttactcaacatcacagaattcacactggagagaaaccttacaaatgtaaagaatgtggcaaaGCCTTTTACACTCATTCATGTCTTAttcaacatcacagaattcatactggagagaaaccttacaaatgtaaggaatgtggcaaGGCATTCCATCATAATTCAAGCCTTACTAAACATCTCAGAATTCATTCTAaagagaaaccttacaaatgtaaagaatgtggcagGGCGTTTACACAGTGCTCGACCCttactcaacatcacagaattcatactgGCGAGAAACCTCACAAATGTGGGGAATGTGGCAAGACCTTTACTAAGCATTCATCTCttactcaacatcacagaattcatactgGCGAGAAACCTCACAAATGTGAGGAATGTGGCAAGACCTTTTCTAGGCATTCATCTCttactcaacatcacagaattcatactgGCGAGAAACCTCACAAATGTGAGGAATGTGGCAAGACCTTTGCTAGACATTCACATCttactcaacatcacagaattcatactgGCGAGAAACCTCACAAATGTGATGAGTGTGGCAAAACCTTTACTAGGCATTCATATCTTACTgaacatcacagaattcatactgGCGAGAAACCTCACAAATGTGAGGAATGTGGGAAGACCTTTGCTAGGCAATTATATCttactcaacatcacagaattcatactgGCGAGAAACCTCACAAATGTGAGGAATGTGGCAAGACCTTTGCTAGGCAATTATATCttactcaacatcacagaattcatactggtgagaaacctcACAAATGTGAGATATGTGGCAAGACCTTTACTTGTCGTTCATATCTTACCCATCATCATAGAATTCATACTAaagagaaaccttacaaatgtaaagaatgtgggaaggTCTTTAGCCACCACTCAAGCCTTAGTCATcatcacagaattcatactggagagaaa tataaatgtaaagaatgtgacAAGGCCTTTATCCAGGACTCATACCTTACTCGTCATCACAGAATTCACTCTAGAGAAAAACCTtaa